The Citrifermentans bemidjiense Bem genome window below encodes:
- a CDS encoding glycosyltransferase family 9 protein: MNILIIKPGAIGDLLLITPVVRALRGIYPSARVTLVVSSRGTASLFSHNPLVNDVIVFDRKGEHSSWGSLFQLWRRIREKKFDLVLNFQRSNLKGWLLASAALPSRILVYHKAKRRIVHAVVNHLETLKPLGIEPANCEISLQIGVGKEDEAFAADLLRPLWLEGRDVVAVNPGASHPVNRWGVEHFAGLCDLLSERLGAKVIIVGGADDTVLADQIVAKATSSPVVLTGKTSLLQLGAILQKSALLVTGDTGPMHIATAVGTRVVALFGAADPERTGPVGEGHRVMQAREVACVPCRSRKCANENYLECMNRITPEQVFEAVKEMLLQPCRTSGSVCK, from the coding sequence ATGAACATATTGATTATCAAGCCGGGCGCCATTGGCGACCTCCTGCTTATCACGCCTGTGGTGCGGGCACTGCGTGGGATCTATCCGTCGGCAAGGGTTACCCTCGTGGTCAGCTCCAGGGGGACCGCCTCGCTTTTCAGCCACAATCCGTTGGTGAACGACGTCATCGTTTTCGACAGAAAGGGGGAGCACAGCAGTTGGGGCAGTCTGTTTCAGCTCTGGCGGCGCATCAGGGAAAAGAAGTTCGATCTGGTGCTGAACTTCCAGCGCAGCAACCTAAAGGGGTGGCTCCTGGCCAGTGCGGCTCTTCCCAGCCGAATCCTCGTCTACCATAAGGCGAAAAGAAGGATCGTGCACGCCGTGGTGAACCATCTGGAGACGTTGAAGCCCCTGGGGATAGAACCGGCGAACTGCGAGATCTCGCTTCAAATCGGAGTAGGAAAGGAAGACGAAGCCTTTGCTGCCGATCTCCTCCGGCCGCTGTGGCTGGAGGGGAGGGACGTGGTGGCAGTGAACCCGGGGGCGAGCCACCCGGTGAACCGGTGGGGCGTGGAGCATTTTGCCGGGCTGTGCGACCTTCTCTCTGAGCGGCTTGGGGCGAAGGTCATTATTGTCGGCGGTGCAGACGATACTGTCCTCGCGGACCAGATTGTGGCTAAGGCGACGTCCTCCCCTGTAGTATTGACCGGAAAAACCTCTCTGCTGCAACTGGGAGCCATTTTGCAGAAATCCGCATTGCTGGTCACCGGCGATACGGGGCCGATGCACATCGCTACGGCGGTGGGTACTCGAGTGGTGGCGCTTTTCGGCGCGGCCGATCCCGAGAGGACCGGCCCGGTGGGGGAGGGGCACAGGGTCATGCAGGCGCGCGAGGTGGCCTGCGTTCCCTGCCGCAGCCGCAAGTGCGCCAATGAAAACTACCTGGAGTGCATGAACCGGATCACGCCGGAGCAAGTGTTCGAGGCGGTCAAGGAGATGCTGCTGCAGCCGTGCCGCACCAGCGGAAGCGTTTGCAAGTGA
- a CDS encoding NAD-dependent epimerase: MTKILVTGAAGFIGSHLSHRLLAKGHEVVGLDNLNDYYDVSLKEGRLARLEGKPGFRLVRMNLEDREGIARLFAAEKFDSVVNLAAQAGVRYSIQNPYAYIDSNISGFINILEGCRHNKVKHLVYASSSSVYGANTTMPFSVHHNVDHPVSLYAATKKANELMAHTYSSLYGLPTTGLRFFTVYGPWGRPDMALFLFTKAILEGKPIDVFNYGKMQRDFTFVDDIVEGVSRVIDSVPPGEAGWSGATPDPGTSYAPYKIYNIGNNNPVELLRFIEVLEKALGKEAQKNLLPIQAGDVPATYADVDDLMRDVGFKPATSIEDGIARFVAWYRDFYKV; this comes from the coding sequence ATGACAAAGATACTTGTTACCGGCGCAGCGGGTTTCATAGGCTCGCACCTTTCCCACAGGCTCCTCGCCAAGGGGCACGAGGTGGTTGGGCTCGATAACCTGAACGACTATTACGATGTCAGCCTGAAAGAGGGGAGGCTGGCGAGGCTGGAAGGGAAGCCGGGCTTTCGCTTAGTGCGGATGAACCTTGAGGACCGGGAGGGGATAGCCCGCCTCTTTGCCGCAGAGAAGTTCGATTCCGTGGTGAACCTGGCCGCCCAGGCCGGGGTCCGCTACTCGATCCAGAACCCCTACGCCTACATCGACAGCAACATCTCCGGTTTCATCAACATCCTGGAGGGATGCCGCCACAACAAGGTGAAGCACCTGGTCTACGCCTCGTCCTCCTCGGTCTACGGCGCCAACACCACGATGCCCTTCTCGGTGCACCACAACGTGGACCATCCGGTCTCGCTCTACGCCGCCACCAAGAAGGCGAACGAGCTGATGGCCCACACTTATTCCAGCCTTTACGGGCTCCCCACCACGGGGCTGCGCTTTTTCACCGTCTATGGACCGTGGGGGCGTCCCGACATGGCGCTGTTCCTTTTCACCAAGGCGATCCTGGAGGGGAAGCCGATCGACGTCTTCAACTATGGGAAGATGCAGCGCGACTTCACTTTCGTCGACGACATCGTGGAAGGCGTAAGCCGCGTGATCGACAGCGTTCCTCCCGGCGAAGCCGGCTGGAGCGGGGCGACCCCGGATCCGGGGACGAGCTACGCCCCTTACAAGATCTACAACATCGGGAACAACAACCCGGTGGAGCTCTTGCGCTTCATCGAGGTGCTGGAAAAGGCGCTGGGGAAAGAGGCGCAGAAGAACCTGCTTCCGATCCAGGCCGGCGACGTCCCGGCGACCTACGCCGACGTGGACGATCTGATGCGGGACGTCGGCTTCAAGCCGGCCACCTCCATCGAGGACGGAATAGCCCGCTTCGTCGCCTGGTACCGGGATTTCTACAAGGTCTAG